A single Corynebacterium stationis DNA region contains:
- a CDS encoding DNA alkylation repair protein: MKDMAPSSFFDPTTSPRTSPAAAEVVAALEASADAERAVGMAAYMRDQFEFFGIAATPRKEAVKEIIAKRSLDWDFVFALWAHPKRECQYAAVDHLRRQKLTIADLGQLQELVETKSWWDTVDHLAKCAGTALVPGSRGRGKEPNSLNDASSARALMLEWAEAANMWTRRIAILCQLSFGEKTDTQLLREVIESNLGADTAYSAEFFITKAIGWALRDFARHDPQWVLDFVDEHHPDSALPLKKTLQKGSFKVLVTDS, from the coding sequence ATGAAAGATATGGCTCCGAGTAGCTTTTTCGATCCCACAACCTCCCCTAGGACATCACCAGCAGCCGCGGAGGTGGTAGCTGCCCTTGAAGCTAGCGCCGATGCTGAGCGCGCGGTGGGGATGGCTGCGTATATGCGCGATCAGTTTGAGTTCTTTGGGATTGCGGCGACACCGCGCAAGGAGGCGGTCAAAGAAATCATCGCCAAGCGAAGCCTCGACTGGGACTTTGTTTTTGCGCTGTGGGCGCATCCGAAACGGGAGTGCCAGTACGCCGCGGTTGACCACCTGCGCCGGCAGAAGCTGACCATCGCTGACCTTGGTCAGCTACAGGAGTTGGTGGAGACAAAGTCTTGGTGGGATACCGTCGACCATCTAGCAAAATGCGCGGGTACAGCCTTGGTGCCTGGTTCCAGGGGACGCGGCAAGGAGCCTAATTCGCTCAACGATGCCTCATCCGCCCGCGCGCTCATGCTCGAATGGGCAGAAGCTGCGAATATGTGGACACGGCGCATTGCGATTTTATGCCAACTAAGCTTTGGCGAAAAAACTGATACCCAACTGCTGCGCGAGGTCATTGAATCGAATCTTGGTGCGGATACGGCGTACTCTGCAGAATTTTTTATTACCAAAGCGATTGGGTGGGCACTGCGCGATTTTGCGCGGCATGACCCCCAGTGGGTGCTTGATTTTGTCGATGAGCACCACCCAGATAGCGCGCTGCCGCTTAAAAAAACTCTCCAAAAAGGAAGCTTTAAAGTACTTGTAACCGATTCATAA
- a CDS encoding 50S ribosomal protein L25/general stress protein Ctc yields the protein MAQRPVIKAQARNEFGKGAARRLRRANLVPGVIYGSNTEPIHFAADILELHSLIRNYGANAVLELEIDGDQHLTMVKGIEQNVLTLNMDHLDLLSIKRGEKVEVEVPLTFVGEPAPGLMFIADTDVLLVEADVLNIPEEIQVSLEGLEDGTVVTAADVVLPEDTTLVADPESPIVSISEPQVDEEVEAAAEAAEEGGAEAGAESSEDAATEE from the coding sequence ATGGCACAGCGTCCTGTAATTAAAGCTCAAGCACGTAACGAATTCGGCAAGGGTGCCGCACGTCGTCTGCGTCGCGCAAACCTGGTTCCAGGTGTTATCTACGGTTCCAACACCGAGCCAATCCACTTCGCAGCTGACATCTTGGAGCTGCACTCCTTGATCCGTAACTACGGCGCCAACGCTGTTTTGGAGCTCGAGATCGACGGCGATCAGCACCTGACCATGGTTAAGGGCATCGAGCAGAACGTTCTGACCCTGAACATGGATCACCTTGACCTGCTGTCCATTAAGCGCGGCGAGAAGGTTGAAGTTGAAGTTCCATTGACCTTCGTTGGTGAGCCAGCACCTGGTCTGATGTTCATCGCTGATACCGACGTTCTGCTGGTTGAAGCTGACGTTCTGAACATCCCAGAAGAGATCCAAGTTTCCCTCGAAGGCCTGGAAGACGGCACCGTTGTTACCGCTGCAGACGTTGTTCTGCCAGAGGACACCACCTTGGTTGCAGACCCAGAGTCCCCAATCGTTTCCATCTCCGAGCCACAGGTTGACGAAGAGGTTGAGGCAGCTGCTGAGGCTGCTGAAGAAGGCGGCGCTGAGGCTGGCGCTGAGTCCTCCGAGGACGCAGCAACCGAAGAGTAA
- the pth gene encoding aminoacyl-tRNA hydrolase: MSNDALLVVGLGNPGPKYERTRHNIGFEAAQELALRHGGKFAPHKRTNADVAEINIAGRKVIVAKPRTYMNLSGGVVKALANYFKISPANIVVIHDELDMELGEVRLRLGGGDHGHNGLRDTTKALGTKNYHRLSCGIGRPPGRMAPAAYVLKPFARKELDELPIICADAADLIEEI; encoded by the coding sequence ATGAGCAACGATGCATTATTGGTCGTGGGTTTAGGAAACCCCGGGCCGAAGTATGAACGGACCCGGCACAATATTGGCTTTGAAGCAGCCCAAGAACTAGCGCTTCGCCACGGCGGGAAATTTGCCCCGCATAAGCGCACCAACGCTGATGTCGCCGAGATTAACATCGCCGGGCGTAAGGTGATTGTGGCAAAGCCGCGTACTTACATGAACCTTTCGGGCGGAGTAGTTAAAGCTCTAGCGAATTATTTCAAAATCTCCCCTGCCAACATCGTGGTCATTCATGATGAATTGGACATGGAGCTCGGCGAGGTTCGCCTGCGGCTCGGCGGTGGTGACCACGGGCACAACGGCCTGCGCGATACCACCAAGGCTTTGGGCACAAAAAACTATCACCGACTATCTTGCGGCATCGGTCGCCCACCCGGGCGCATGGCGCCAGCCGCTTATGTGTTGAAACCATTCGCGCGCAAAGAATTAGACGAACTACCAATCATCTGCGCTGACGCTGCCGATTTAATCGAAGAAATCTAG